One stretch of Pomacea canaliculata isolate SZHN2017 linkage group LG1, ASM307304v1, whole genome shotgun sequence DNA includes these proteins:
- the LOC112561350 gene encoding uncharacterized protein LOC112561350, translating to MTDDQANVTCAATTRSQTRAAGRVPTSSPLALPGLGVTREELIRLQKEDPQLREYFPTGNPTTPEGTSFRVTKSILYRHFKTDRHADIAQVVLPQALRSPVLLYAHDNPFSGHMGTRNTMQKVLSHFWWPGVRRDIRKYCQTCDSCQRTAAKGRNTPVPMTKMPIIGEPFQRIAIDLVGPLKPSSEEGHTHLLTVIDMASRYPEAVPLKKTDSMTIAEALITIFSRVGFPREILSDRGYQFTSDLMREVLKLLAIQPLYTTPYHAQTNGKVERFHGTLKPMLRRVISRHPRQWHRYIPAILFACRQTIKATTGFSPFELIYGRRARGPLDLFADAWTEETHEVEGKPLFQYVVDLKNILQEVRAQAQENEKNATEQYRKQYDKKNTARKFTEGEEALILLPTNHNKLLMQWKGPYTIVKCQHPDYLLDLPSGQKLYHINMLKQYHRREETSPVNFASAVEEITLPSTVPLPINFVEILSHEFCPQHPSTPNYYEPPISPTTHSISCNVAVLQSPESADDIPIPTVTNSASESSADIHINPDLPLPRQLALQKLFNQHKQILTARPGLFQGSIEHEIRLTEEKVVRQKPYPVPFALQQQIDEEIENMLELGVIEPSTSPYSSPVLLVKKKDRSVRFCVDYRALNQVTQFDAEPIPDPEAVYVNLANAKFFIKIDLAKGYWQIPVKREDRHKTAFQTTKGLFQWTRMPFGLVTAPATFARAIRSLQLEQYATYHFFDDLLVGSDSWENHFISP from the coding sequence ATGACCGACGACCAAGCCAACGTCACCTGTGCCGCGACCACTCGCTCACAGACCCGAGCCGCAGGCAGAGTCCCAACGTCAAGCCCCCTTGCACTCCCAGGTCTTGGAGTGACCCGCGAGGAATTGATACGTTTGCAAAAGGAAGATCCGCAACTACGTGAGTACTTTCCCACTGGCAACCCAACTACGCCAGAAGGAACCTCCTTTCGAGTTACAAAATCTATTCTGTACCGACACTTCAAGACGGATCGACACGCGGACATCGCTCAAGTTGTCCTACCACAGGCCTTACGAAGTCCCGTACTTCTCTACGCACATGACAACCCCTTTTCGGGACACATGGGAACACGAAACACCATGCAGAAGGTCCTAAGTCATTTTTGGTGGCCAGGAGTACGACGCGACATAAGAAAATACTGTCAAACTTGTGACAGCTGCCAGCGGACTGCAGCGAAGGGAAGAAATACTCCCGTTCCTATGACAAAGATGCCCATTATCGGTGAACCATTCCAGAGAATTGCCATCGACCTGGTAGGCCCCCTTAAACCATCTTCGGAAGAGGGACACACCCACCTTTTGACAGTCATCGATATGGCGTCCAGATACCCTGAGGCTGTACCACTTAAAAAGACGGACAGCATGACGATCGCCGAAGCTCTTATAACCATCTTCAGCAGAGTGGGCTTCCCACGCGAGATCCTGTCGGACCGTGGATATCAGTTTACCTCAGACCTGATGCGTGAGGTGCTCAAGTTACTTGCCATTCAGCCCTTGTACACCACGCCCTACCATGCCCAAACGAACGGGAAGGTGGAAAGGTTTCACGGCACCTTAAAACCTATGCTCCGTCGAGTCATAAGCCGACACCCACGCCAGTGGCACCGGTACATACCGGCGATATTATTCGCCTGTAGACAGACCATAAAAGCCACCACTGGATTCTCCCCGTTCGAACTTATTTACGGGAGAAGAGCACGCGGGCCCTTAGATCTTTTTGCTGACGCATGGACAGAGGAGACGCATGAAGTGGAAGGGAAACCCCTCTTCCAATACGTCGTAGACTTAAAAAACATATTGCAAGAGGTGCGAGCACAGGCGCAAGAAAACGAGAAGAATGCCACCGAGCAATATCGGAAGCAATATGACAAGAAAAACACTGCCCGAAAATTTACTGAAGGGGAAGAAGCCCTGATCTTGTTGCCCACTAACCACAACAAACTCTTAATGCAATGGAAGGGACCCTACACCATCGTTAAATGTCAACACCCTGATTACCTGCTGGACTTGCCTTCTGGTCAGAAGCTGTATCATATCAACATGTTGAAACAGTATCACAGGCGGGAGGAAACATCACCAGTCAATTTTGCCAGTGCTGTAGAAGAAATCACTCTTCCCTCTACTGTTCCTCTGCCTATTAACTTTGTCGAAATCCTTTCCCACGAATTCTGCCCTCAACATCCTTCAACTCCTAACTACTACGAACCGCCCATTTCCCCTACCACCCACTCAATCTCTTGTAATGTGGCGGTCCTTCAGTCTCCTGAGTCTGCAGACGACATCCCCATACCTACAGTGACCAACTCAGCTTCAGAAAGCTCAGCAGACATACATATAAATCCAGATCTGCCGCTACCACGCCAACTGGCTCTCCAGAAGTTGTTCAACCAGCACAAACAAATTCTTACTGCTCGGCCTGGACTGTTTCAGGGCTCAATTGAACATGAAATAAGACTAACAGAAGAAAAGGTGGTTAGGCAGAAACCCTATCCCGTCCCTTTTGCCCTTCAACAACAAATCGATGAGGAAATCGAGAATATGCTGGAACTGGGAGTGATAGAACCATCTACCTCACCTTATTCGTCACCCGTCTTATTAgtcaaaaagaaagacagatcaGTACGCTTCTGTGTGGACTATAGAGCACTAAATCAAGTCACTCAGTTTGACGCTGAACCTATACCCGACCCGGAGGCGGTATACGTAAACTTGGCCAATGCCAAGTTTTTTATCAAGATCGATCTGGCAAAAGGCTACTGGCAAATTCCGGTCAAGAGGGAAGATCGCCATAAGACCGCCTTCCAAACAACCAAGGGCCTATTCCAATGGACACGAATGCCATTCGGATTGGTTACGGCGCCAGCCACTTTCGCACGTGCCATCCGCTCACTACAGTTAGAACAATATGCAACATATCATTTCTTCGACGATCTACTGGTAGGGAGTGACTCATGGGAAAACCACTTTATCTCACCTTAA